AGTTCGATATGCGATTCGAACCTTTTGAGAAGTTCATGTGTGGATACGGGGAGATCAAATTTTTCCAACCAGTATTGAATTTCATACCAGAGTATATTGCCATCCCCAATTCCCCTGTATTTATTGATGATAAACTCCTTTGCTTCATTGAGGGGCACCGAATATTTTTTAGCATACTCTTCCGGGATGCCCTGGTTCCACACTGCATCACCATATCTTGCATCCACGAGCGTTCCGTCGAGGTCAAAAGAGATTACTTTCTTCATGGCGACTATTATAACACCGATTGAAGCAATTTTCGATTCCCAATTTTCAATTTGCGATTTATAATCCTTTGCGTTAATGTATAAGAATGATTGAGAGGTTAAAGAATTGGAAGAAGAAAAGATAAAGAGCGAATTGAATTCAACCTGCGATGTCTCTGTTGTATGTGCACCGGTGGAAGATGCGTTGAAATCATCGGAAACGCTGTACCAGACCATTTTTGAAAATACCGGTACGGCCACTATTATCGGTGAAGACGATACCACTATTTCTCTGGCAAATACCACCTTTGAGAGGCTTTCCGGATACTCGAAGGAAGAACTGGAAGGCAAGAAAAGCTGGACAGAATTCATAGAGAAACATGACCTTGAAAAAATGCTCAACTATCATCATATTCGGAGGATCAAACCCGATGCTGTACCAAAGAACTACGAGCTGAAGTTTATAAACAGGAGAGGGGAGATACATGACATTTACATAACGGTAGACGTTATTCCCGGAACGTATAAAAGTGTTCTGTCCTTTATGGATATAACAGATCTTAAAAATGCCGGGAGGGAGGTTCGTAGGCTCAACGAAGGACTCGAAAAACGGGTGTTGGAAAGAACGGCCCAGCTTGAGGCTGCAAACAGAGAGCTTGAAGCCTTTTCCTATTCTGTGTCCCACGACTTGAGGACGCCGCTCATCACCATTGAAGGCTTTATCCGCCTGCTCCTTAAAAGATATTCACCGCAGCTTGATGAGAAGGGACAACAGTTTCTCAATGCTATTCAAAAAAGCACGAAGCAGATGGGGCAACTCATTAATGATCTCCTTGCCCTGTCACGCCTCAAGCGTCA
This window of the Pseudomonadota bacterium genome carries:
- a CDS encoding ATP-binding protein — encoded protein: MEEEKIKSELNSTCDVSVVCAPVEDALKSSETLYQTIFENTGTATIIGEDDTTISLANTTFERLSGYSKEELEGKKSWTEFIEKHDLEKMLNYHHIRRIKPDAVPKNYELKFINRRGEIHDIYITVDVIPGTYKSVLSFMDITDLKNAGREVRRLNEGLEKRVLERTAQLEAANRELEAFSYSVSHDLRTPLITIEGFIRLLLKRYSPQLDEKGQQFLNAIQKSTKQMGQLINDLLALSRLKRQECNVAPIDMGELSKTVFSELKMINPGRKLKFIAEEFPRTHGDASLMHQVFMNLLSNAIKFSRKRDVAIIKVGGFEGKDENTYFVKDNGVGFDMQEADKLFGVFQRFHSADEYEGTGIGLAIVQRIITRHGGRVWAEGKVDEGATFYFTLPR